The window AGCATTGGCCGCCTGATTACTTCTTCCAGAGCTGTTTCGgatggaatttggggctcgggaagtggcgcttgaggctcctgagatttttcttgCAGCGCCGGAGATGGCACCGGCGATGGAACTGGGAGGGGACTCGGTGAGGGAACTGGAGACAGCACTGGAGTTGGAGCCGGTGATGGAATTGGCGACTGCTCAGTCAAATCAATGGGTTCTGAGCTCTCAACCCTGGGTCTCTTCTGCAGTGGCCGACCCCCTGACCTAGTAAGGTATCGTCTTTCCGGAGGCTTTGGCGGCGCGGGCTTCACTGGAGAAGGAATTGGTCTTGACGGCTGCGAAGGCTCTGGAGCAGAATCTGGaactggctcctttcgcagactcttCTTGTGATTCGGAGGAGA of the Vitis vinifera cultivar Pinot Noir 40024 chromosome 10, ASM3070453v1 genome contains:
- the LOC104880602 gene encoding uncharacterized protein LOC104880602, translating into MACSQYAMSPIDSEMNQSWVPDLAGDGTGDGTGRGLGEGTGDSTGVGAGDGIGDCSVKSMGSELSTLGLFCSGRPPDLVRYRLSGGFGGAGFTGEGIGLDGCEGSGAESGTGSFRRLFL